From Quercus lobata isolate SW786 chromosome 1, ValleyOak3.0 Primary Assembly, whole genome shotgun sequence, one genomic window encodes:
- the LOC115985441 gene encoding E3 ubiquitin-protein ligase PUB24-like, with product MEEIEIPQYFICPISLQIMKDPVTAVTGITYERESIEQWLISAKRNTTTCPVTNQPLHRDSDLTPNHTLRRLIQAWCTANATKGVDRIPTPKASLDRTHVLKLVRELRVGHLYVNALKKMEALATENQRNKLCMAEAGVAKELCLLIMKCFREGSTIGLKEALRILHLIWGSIPKPEVKILVNENCDFIDSLTWALNCEIDNHVLVKIEAMLVLEKAIKATNSSRLERLRLEFFKTIIMVLRGKVLSQQAIKSALLVLIEACPLRRNRFKIVEAGAVFQLIELELEKAHEKNITELIFNVLAQLCSIADGREQLLRHAGSIAVLSKRILRVSPATDDRALHILSLIAKFSARNDVIQEMLRVGTVTKLCMVMQADCATYLKEKARGILKLHSVVWNNSPCIAVYLLTREQR from the coding sequence ATGGAAGAAATTGAGATACCTCAATACTTCATTTGTCCCATATCTTTACAAATCATGAAAGACCCAGTTACAGCAGTGACAGGCATCACATATGAGCGTGAAAGCATCGAGCAGTGGTTGATATCAGCAAAGCGCAACACAACCACGTGCCCTGTCACAAACCAGCCATTGCATAGAGACTCAGACTTGACGCCAAATCACACGCTGCGTCGGCTAATCCAGGCGTGGTGCACAGCTAATGCAACAAAGGGTGTTGATCGAATTCCCACACCGAAAGCTTCTCTCGACCGAACCCATGTACTGAAACTTGTGCGAGAGCTTAGAGTTGGTCATTTGTATGTAAACGCATTGAAGAAAATGGAAGCCCTGGCAACAGAGAATCAACGCAACAAGTTGTGCATGGCTGAGGCTGGTGTGGCTAAGGAGTTGTGCTTGTTAATCATGAAATGTTTTAGAGAAGGGAGTACAATTGGCCTTAAAGAAGCTCTTAGAATTCTTCATCTTATATGGGGTTCAATTCCGAAACCGGAGGTTAAGATTCTTGTTAATGAAAACTGTGATTTTATCGACTCGTTGACATGGGCTTTGAACTGTGAAATTGATAATCATGTTCTTGTGAAAATAGAAGCAATGTTAGTTCTGGAAAAGGCAATTAAAGCTACAAATTCAAGTCGATTGGAGCGGCTAAGGCTTGAATTCTTCAAAACCATTATAATGGTATTAAGAGGAAAAGTACTTTCTCAACAAGCTATCAAATCAGCCTTGCTTGTGCTAATAGAAGCATGCCCTTTGCGCAGAAACAGGTTCAAAATAGTGGAAGCCGGTGCAGTTTTCCAGCTAATTGAACTCGAACTTGAAAAAGCTCATGAAAAGAACATCACTGAGCTAATCTTTAATGTTTTGGCACAATTATGCTCAATCGCTGATGGGAGAGAACAGCTTCTAAGACATGCAGGAAGCATAGCAGTGTTGTCTAAAAGAATCCTCAGAGTTTCTCCAGCCACAGACGACCGAGCTCTTCATATACTTTCATTGATTGCAAAATTCTCCGCAAGAAATGATGTTATTCAAGAAATGTTGAGGGTTGGAACTGTGACAAAGCTTTGCATGGTGATGCAAGCAGATTGTGCAACATATCTAAAAGAAAAGGCAAGAGGGATACTTAAGTTACACTCTGTTGTGTGGAATAATTCTCCATGTATTGCTGTATATCTGTTAACGAGGGAGCAGAGGTAA